A genomic region of Oncorhynchus mykiss isolate Arlee chromosome 16, USDA_OmykA_1.1, whole genome shotgun sequence contains the following coding sequences:
- the foxp3-2 gene encoding forkhead box P3-2 protein (The RefSeq protein has 2 substitutions compared to this genomic sequence) — MPQTESERLKSGRLNSGRQQQQRDWRGEHGEEPGTRTKPNDSVSPRLYARTSVTQMGFPLMIGSGGPLMASSQLQNILLQQCSSEEEGRPLLQRVFRCPQLSQHRPSVLRQAVLAAHVRPQTAGSAQPISPCKVEVDTGSRGQSSPPHSEHSPGPTRHPSPLRRANPKQSSIITRHNEPGHPTLRSSSALFLNGLCCWPGCDAVFEEFPRFLKHLHSDHGHGDRSIAQWRVQQDMVQYMETQLTVEKQKLFAMQLHLHLSEHKSTDMKAGSDWPYSHSLALVLPQYSSPALAADGVPRCSTKEPEELAQHEQWPAAAPHHLLPDLVPSVECYKYNNIRPPYTYACLIRWSILESPDKQRSLNDIYNWFTTMFFYFRHNTATWKNAVRHNLSLHKCFVRVEGGKGAVWTVDEMEYQRRKGQKYHRDHHVKWLAPFSLFRPEEP, encoded by the exons ATGCCACAGACTGAGAGTGAGAGGTTGAAGAGTGGGCGGCTGAACAGTGgtagacagcagcagcagcgagaTTGGCGGGGTGAACACGGAGAAGAGCCAGGCACACGTACCAAGCCAAATGATTCTGTCTCACCTCGGCTCTATGCTCGTACCTCTGTTACTCAG aTGGGTTTCCCATTGATGATTGGATCTGGAGGTCCACTTATGGCCTCATCTCAGCTCCAGAACATACTGTTACAGCAG TGTTCCAGTGAGGAAGAGGGGAGACCTTTCCTGCAGCGGGTGTTTCGGTGCCCCCAGTTGAGCCAGCACAGACCCTCTGTCCTACGCCAGGCTGTCCTGGCTGCCCACGTACGACCACAGA CGGCCGGTTCAGCTCAACCCATATCACCGTGCAAGGTGGAGGTGGACACAGGGAGCCGTGGACAGTCCTCACCCCCACACTCTGAGCACTCTCCTGGGCCCACTCGTCACCCCTCTCCCCTGAGGAGAGCCAATCCTAAGCAGAGCTCCATCATCACCAGGCATAATGA GCCAGGTCACCCAACCCTACGGAGCTCCAGTGCTCTGTTTCTCAACGGACTCTGCTGCTGGCCAGGCTGCGATGCGGTATTTGAAGAATTTCCACGTTTTTTGAA ACACCTCCACTCTGACCATGGCCATGGAGACAGAAGCATTGCACAGTGGAGGGTACAACAAGACATGGTGCAATACATGGAGACCCAG cTGACTGTGGAAAAACAGAAACTCTTTGCAATGCAACTCCATCTGCACCTGTCTGAACACAAATCAACTGACATG AAGGCAGGTTCAGATTGGCCCTACAGTCACAACCTGGCACTAGTCCTGCCCCAGTACTCATCCCCGGCCTTGGCAGCAGATGGAGTGCCACGCTGCTCCACTAAAGAGCCAGAGGAGCTGGCACAGCATGAGCAATGGCCCGCTGCCGCTCCCCACCATCTACTCCCAG ATCTTGTCCCGAGTGTTGAGTGTTACAAATACAACAACATCCGGCCTCCGTACACCTACGCCTGCCTGATAAGATGG TCTATCCTGGAGTCTCCAGACAAGCAGCGCTCTCTGAATGACATCTACAACTGGTTCACCACAATGTTCTTCTACTTCCGACACAACACGGCCACATGGAAG AACGCTGTCCGTCATAATCTTAGCTTGCACAAGTGTTTTGTGCGAGTGGAGGGAGGCAAGGGGGCTGTCTGGACAGTGGATGAAATGGAATATCAAAGGAGAAAGGGACAAAAATATCACAG
- the foxp3-2 gene encoding forkhead box P3-2 protein isoform X1, with protein MPQTESERLKSGRLNSGRQQQQRDWRGEHGEEPGTRTKPNDSVSPRLYARTSVTQMGFPLMIGSGGPLMASSQLQNILLQQCSSEEEGRPFLQRVFRCPQLSQHRPSVLRQAVLAAHVRPQTAGSAQPISPCKVEVDTGSRGQSSPPHSEHSPGPTRHPSPLRRANPKQSSIITRHNEPGHPTLRSSSALFLNGLCCWPGCDAVFEEFPRFLKHLHSDHGHGDRSIAQWRVQQDMVQYMETQLTVEKQKLFAMQLHLHLSEHKSTDMKAGSDWPYSHNLALVLPQYSSPALAADGVPRCSTKEPEELAQHEQWPAAAPHHLLPDLVPSVECYKYNNIRPPYTYACLIRWSILESPDKQRSLNDIYNWFTTMFFYFRHNTATWKNAVRHNLSLHKCFVRVEGGKGAVWTVDEMEYQRRKGQKYHRDHHVKWLAPFSLFRPEEP; from the exons ATGCCACAGACTGAGAGTGAGAGGTTGAAGAGTGGGCGGCTGAACAGTGgtagacagcagcagcagcgagaTTGGCGGGGTGAACACGGAGAAGAGCCAGGCACACGTACCAAGCCAAATGATTCTGTCTCACCTCGGCTCTATGCTCGTACCTCTGTTACTCAG aTGGGTTTCCCATTGATGATTGGATCTGGAGGTCCACTTATGGCCTCATCTCAGCTCCAGAACATACTGTTACAGCAG TGTTCCAGTGAGGAAGAGGGGAGACCTTTCCTGCAGCGGGTGTTTCGGTGCCCCCAGTTGAGCCAGCACAGACCCTCTGTCCTACGCCAGGCTGTCCTGGCTGCCCACGTACGACCACAGA CGGCCGGTTCAGCTCAACCCATATCACCGTGCAAGGTGGAGGTGGACACAGGGAGCCGTGGACAGTCCTCACCCCCACACTCTGAGCACTCTCCTGGGCCCACTCGTCACCCCTCTCCCCTGAGGAGAGCCAATCCTAAGCAGAGCTCCATCATCACCAGGCATAATGA GCCAGGTCACCCAACCCTACGGAGCTCCAGTGCTCTGTTTCTCAACGGACTCTGCTGCTGGCCAGGCTGCGATGCGGTATTTGAAGAATTTCCACGTTTTTTGAA ACACCTCCACTCTGACCATGGCCATGGAGACAGAAGCATTGCACAGTGGAGGGTACAACAAGACATGGTGCAATACATGGAGACCCAG cTGACTGTGGAAAAACAGAAACTCTTTGCAATGCAACTCCATCTGCACCTGTCTGAACACAAATCAACTGACATG AAGGCAGGTTCAGATTGGCCCTACAGTCACAACCTGGCACTAGTCCTGCCCCAGTACTCATCCCCGGCCTTGGCAGCAGATGGAGTGCCACGCTGCTCCACTAAAGAGCCAGAGGAGCTGGCACAGCATGAGCAATGGCCCGCTGCCGCTCCCCACCATCTACTCCCAG ATCTTGTCCCGAGTGTTGAGTGTTACAAATACAACAACATCCGGCCTCCGTACACCTACGCCTGCCTGATAAGATGG TCTATCCTGGAGTCTCCAGACAAGCAGCGCTCTCTGAATGACATCTACAACTGGTTCACCACAATGTTCTTCTACTTCCGACACAACACGGCCACATGGAAG AACGCTGTCCGTCATAATCTTAGCTTGCACAAGTGTTTTGTGCGAGTGGAGGGAGGCAAGGGGGCTGTCTGGACAGTGGATGAAATGGAATATCAAAGGAGAAAGGGACAAAAATATCACAG
- the LOC110492275 gene encoding probable G-protein coupled receptor 173, translated as MANGNETSEGLGGPLAAVVATTGGMAVGGPSSAVSTYIKLVLLGLIICISLVGNLVVSLLVLRDRALHKAPYYFLLDLCLADTIRSAVCFPFVLVSIKNGSAWTYSVLSCKVVAFMAVLFCFHAAFMLFCISVTRYMAIAHHRFYSKRMTFWTCVAVVCMVWTLSVAMAFPPVFDVGTYKFIREEDQCIFEHRYFKANDTLGFMLMLAVLILATHVVYMKLLLFEYKHRKMKPVQMVPAISQNWTFHGPGATGQAAANWIAGFGRGPMPPTLLGIRQNLHNQNRRLLGMEEFKAEKQLGRMFYVITLLFLVLWSPYIVACYWRVFVKACTIPHRYLSTTVWMSFAQAGVNPIVCFFLNKDLKKGLLAHLPASCRTKPHLPREPYRVM; from the coding sequence ATGGCCAATGGCAACGAGACCAGTGAGGGGCTCGGCGGTCCCCTGGCGGCGGTGGTGGCCACAACGGGAGGGATGGCAGTCGGGGGCCCATCGTCAGCTGTGTCCACCTACATCAAACTGGTCCTACTGGGGCTAATCATCTGCATCAGCCTGGTGGGGAACCTGGTGGTGTCTCTGCTGGTCCTCAGGGACCGGGCCCTGCACAAGGCCCCCTACTACTTCCTGCTGGATCTGTGCCTGGCCGACACCATCCGCTCGGCCGTCTGCTTCCCCTTCGTGCTGGTGTCCATCAAGAACGGCTCGGCCTGGACCTACAGCGTGCTCAGCTGCAAGGTGGTGGCCTTCATGGCCGTGCTCTTCTGCTTCCATGCCGCCTTCATGCTGTTTTGCATCAGCGTGACGCGCTACATGGCCATCGCCCACCACCGCTTCTACTCCAAGCGCATGACCTTCTGGACGTGCGTGGCGGTGGTGTGCATGGTGTGGACGCTGTCAGTGGCCATGGCCTTCCCACCCGTCTTCGATGTGGGCACCTACAAGTTCATCCGCGAGGAGGATCAGTGCATCTTCGAGCACCGCTACTTCAAGGCAAACGACACACTGGGCTTTATGCTGATGCTGGCTGTGCTGATCCTGGCCACGCACGTGGTCTACATGAAACTGCTGCTCTTCGAGTACAAGCACCGCAAGATGAAGCCCGTCCAGATGGTGCCAGCTATTAGCCAAAACTGGACCTTCCATGGGCCTGGCGCCACCGGCCAGGCGGCAGCCAACTGGATCGCAGGCTTTGGTCGGGGCCCCATGCCGCCCACCCTGTTGGGCATCCGGCAGAACTTGCACAACCAGAACCGGCGCCTGTTGGGCATGGAGGAGTTCAAGGCGGAGAAGCAGCTCGGCAGGATGTTCTATGTGATCACCCTGTTGTTCCTGGTGCTGTGGTCACCCTACATAGTGGCCTGCTACTGGCGGGTGTTTGTTAAGGCCTGCACCATACCGCACCGGTACCTCTCCACCACCGTATGGATGAGCTTTGCCCAGGCAGGGGTAAACCCCATTGTCTGCTTCTTCCTCAACAAGGACCTGAAGAAGGGGCTCCTGGCACACCTGCCAGCCAGCTGTAGGACTAAACCTCATCTGCCCCGAGAGCCTTATCGCGTCATGTGA